One Myxococcus stipitatus genomic window, CGTGGGGCCGCCACTCATGCCGGGGTTGATGGCGCCGCTGAAGTGGATGCGCTCGTAGAGCGAGTCCTGGATGAGGCCGTTGAACGTGCCCTCGACGATGGTCGTCCCCAGGTCGTGGGGGTTGCCCATGGCGTACAGGCGCGTGCCCTGCGGGGGCTCGCGATCCTCCAGGGCGAAGAAGTGCGCCACCGGCGCCTCGATGCGGATGACGGCCAGGTCGTGCACCACATCCACGTCCACCAGCCGCGCGGGCACCGGGTCCCCGCCACGGCGCAGGACCAGCTCCGCCGTGTAGTCCTCCGGGTGCAGCACCACGTCGGAGACGACGTGATAGTTGGTGATGGCGTGCCCCTCGGCGGAGACGAAGAACGCCGACCCGATGGACGAGCGGGTGCCGGAGCGCCGCTCGATGATGCGCACCTGCGCGACACGGTCCTGGATGCGCTGGAACAACTCGTGGGTGGCGGGGGGCAGCACGGCGGGCGGGGCGGCGGGCGGGGCGGCCTCGGGCGGACGGGCCGGAGACGGCGGGCCCGGCTCGACCGGGACGACCGGCGCCTGCGCGAGCGCGGCGGCGAGGAGAAGAGCGAACATGGATGCCACCCACGCTATCCCAGCGCGCCGCGCGGGTGGGTCCCGTCTCGCATCCGACCAGGCCACCACCTGTCCCGCTGGCGGGGGCTGGAACACCCGCCAGGGCGCGCGCCGCCCGAGGCGCCGCGAGAGTCGTCCACCCGGTCTGGCGAGGGAACCCGGAGCCCCCCCGGGGTGTCAGCGGGAACCAACGCCCGCGCCCGGCCAGCGCTCAGCGGCCCACGCCTGCCTGGGAGTATCTCGGCAAGCCTTCCGTGCGAGAATCCCGCGCGCGCTCATCGCTCCGCGGCCCGTGCCTGTCCCCGCTTGCGCCACGCCGCGTAGGACGCCACGAGCGCTCCCGCCAACGCCCCCGCCAGCGCCCCCAGCGCGCGCCGAGGCACCGCGCCCGGCGCGTTCGTCGGCTCCATGCGGAACGTCTCCAGCGAGGCGCGCACCACCGGCGCCAGCGCCTCCCAGCGGACCGCCGGCGCGCTCACCAGCACCACGGCGTGTCGATGCTCGGAGGCCATCCCCGCCACCAGCACCGTGCGCACCTGCCCCGCCTCCCGCAGCGTGCCCAATACCTCCACGCGCGGCGCCACGCCGCCCAGCCGCTCCACGCGCTCGGGCGACACCGTCACGCCCAGCTCGCGCCGGAAGTGCTGCATCACCGCCGACGCGAAGTCCTCCCGCTCCGAGGGACTCGCCGCGAATCCCTGCTCCACCACCGACACCACCAGCATCGCCGCGTCCGGCCCCTCGCCGTCCGCCAGCGCCGCCGACAACATCCGCGGCGCGCCCGGGTCCAGCGACACCGCCCCCGCCTGCGAACCGGCATAGGGCTCCCACCGCACCATGTGGAACCCCTCGGGCGGACGCAGCGCGTAGCCGTCCCGGCGCAGCTCCGTCCCGAGCGCGCCCGACGACAACGACAACAATCCCGCCGACACCCAGGAGAGCAGCACGCCCCGAGCATAGGCCCGCCGCGACGCGCGCGCTGGCCACACCCCACGGATGAATCCACGGTTTGAAGGGAATCCCGACAGCCCCCCGCGCCTTCGTTGTGACATCCCTTTTGCGCGCGGGTAACCTCGCTTCCGAGATGACCCCTGCTGCCCGGGAGGAGATGGAAGCACGCGCCGACCGAGCCCTGCGCCGCGGTGAGCTCGCCGAGGCGCTCGACCTCTACGAGGCGCTCAGCCGCGAGTTCCCGGGCGACGCCGCGCTCGCCGGCAAGCTCGGCCACCTGCGCGACTCGCTCCAGCCCATGGAACTGCAGGTCCTCGAGGCCGCGCGTCCACCCGAGGAGCCCACCCTCCCGCTCGGCCCCTCCTCCCCCGCCCAGGAGGGCGAGCGACTGTTCGCGCTCGGTGACTACGCGGGCGCCGCCGCCGCCTACCGCCGCGCGCTCCAGGAGCGGCCGGACAACGAGCTGTTCAAGGAGCGCCTGCTCGAGCTGTTCCAGCTCGCCCGGGAGATGCCCCTACAGTCCCCCACAGACAAGGCGCTCCCCAAGGCGGCCCAGCCCCGGCTGCAGGCCCTGTTGGATCGGGTGGCCGCTCGGCGCCGCCTCAAGCGGGACTGATGGAAGGGCCCGTTTCCACTCGGCAAACCGACCCGTCACGTGATTCGCGCGTTGCACCCTGGCGCGTGGGGCTCCTACAATCCGCCCCGACTCGGCTGTCATGGTGAAGCACCTTCCCTCTGACACCCGCGTCCGACCTTATGGCCCGTGCACTGAGACTCGGAGTTCTCACCGGCGGCGGAGACTGCCCCGGACTCAACGCGCTCATCCGCGGCCTCGTGAAGCGGGGCACGCACGAGTTCGGCCATGAGTTCGTGGGCATCGAACATGGCTACATGGGCCTGGTGGAGCCGGGGCTCGCGCGTCCGCTGACCGAGGAGGACACGCGGGGCATCCTGCCCAAGGGCGGCACCATCCTCGGCACGTCGAACAAGGCCAACCCCTTCGCCTACGCGTTCCGCGAGGGCGACCACTGGGTCGAGCGCGACGTCTCCGACACGGTGCTGCGCCGCTTCGAGGAGCTGAAGCTGGACGGGCTGGTCGCGGTGGGCGGCGACGGGACGCTGTCCATCGCCCACCGGCTGAGCGAGAAGGGCCTCAAGGTGGTCGGCTGCCCGAAGACCATCGACAACGACCTGAGCGGGACGGACCAGACGTTCGGGTTCGACACCGCGCGGCTCATCGTCACCGAGGCGCTGGACCGGCTGCACTCCACCGCGGAGGCGCACGACCGGGTGATGCTGGTGGAGATCATGGGCCGGCACGCGGGCTTCCTGACGCTGGAGAGCGGCATCGCGGGCGGCGCGGACGTCATCCTCCTCCCGGAGATTCCCTACCGGGTCGAATCCATCGTGGAGAAGCTGCGCCGCCGCGCCACCCGCCGCCGCAGCTTCTCCATCATCGCCATCTCCGAGGGCGCCTTCCCGGTGGGCGGCACGCTCGCCGTGCTCGACCGGGCCGAGGACGTGCCGGGGCGCGGCGTGGTGCGGCTGGGCGGCTCCGGGAAGGTGTGCGCGGACCTGCTCGCGCGGCACGTGGACGCGGAGATCCGCGTGACGGTGCTGGGCCACCTGCAGCGCGGCGGCAGCCCGAGCGCCGCGGACCGCGTGCTCGCCACGCGCTACGGCTGCAAGGCGCTGGACCTGGTGCGGGATGGACAATGGGACCACATGGTGGCCCTGCGGGCCGGGGACGTCGTCGCGGTGCCGCTGAGTGAGTCGCGCAAGGAGCGCCGGGTGGATCCCAACGGGGACCTGGTCCGCTTCGCCAAGAGCATGGGAATCAGCTTCGGGGACTGAGGGAGGGGGAGGCATCCGCCGCACACCATGACGCTCGTCGGCCGCCATATCGGTCGCTACCGCATCCTCGAGCAGCTGGGCTCGGGGGGGATGAGCGTCGTGTACAAGGGGCTCGACACCGCCCTGGACCGCGAGGTCGCGGTGAAGGTGCTGCACCCGCACCTGGCCGGCAAGGACGAGTCGCGCCGCCGGCTCGCGCGCGAGGCGCGCGCGGTGGCCAAGCTGCACCACCCCAACATCCTGGAGGTCTTCGACTTCTCCGCGGCGGACGCGCAGGACGCGTTCATCGTCACCGAGTACATCCGCGGCCAGACGCTCAAGGCGTTCCTCGACGAGGGGCCCATGGAGCCGCCGGAGCTGGCGGCGATGATCATCCATGAGCTGGCCGCCGCGCTCGCCCACGCCCACGAGGCCGGCGTCATCCACCGCGACCTGAAGCCGGAGAACGTCATGGTACGCGAGGACGGCGTCCTCAAGCTCATGGACTTCGGCATCGCCCGGCTGCTCGACATCGAGGAGCGGATGACGGTGACGGGCACCCTGGTGGGCTCGCCCGCGCACATGTCGCCCGAAATCATCGAGGGCCTGGAGGCCGGCCCGGAGGCGGACGTCTTCAGCGTGGGCATCATGTTCTACGCGGCGATGACGGGGCGGCTGCCCTTCTCCGCGCCCAACACCACCGCCACGCTCAAGCGCATCCTCGACGGCGACTACGAGGACCCGCGCCGCCGCGTCCACTCGCTGTCGGACGAGCTGGCGGACATCTGCGCGCGCTGCCTCCAGCGGGATCCCCGCCAGCGCTACCCGGACGCGGGCAAGCTGCGCGACGCGCTCGCGGACTACCTGGCGGGCCTGGGCTTCTCCCGCGTGGGCGAGGAGCTGGTGTCCTTCTTCGCCGACCCGCCCTCGTACAAGAAGCTGGCCCGCCAGCGCATCGTCGCGGCGCTGCTGGAGCGCGGCGAGCGCCTGCTCGCGGAGAAGCGCACGCCCCGCGCGCTCGGGTGCCTCAACCAGGTGCTCGCGCTGGACGCGCAGAACGCGCGCGCGCTCGGCCTGCTCAAGAACATCCAGCGCGCCCAGCGCGTGAAGACCTGGCGGCGGCGCGGCATCCGGCTGGGGCTCGGGCTCGCCACGGCCATCGCGCTCGGCGTCTCCGGCTGGAAGGTGTACCAGTCCCCGGCCAACGCGGACCCCGGCGCCGCCACCCCGCCCGGCCCCGCCACGGCGAGCGACGCCGCGAGGCCCCCCGTCGAGACGCCCCCTCCCCGCCCCCTGCCCCCCGAGCTGGTCGAGGGTGGCCCCGACTCGCGGGCGCTCGTCCCCGCGGGCAACCAGACCGCGACCCCGTCGCCCTCACGGGGCACCGGAGCATCGGGCGCCTCCCGCACGCCGCCCCCGGGCGCCGTGACGACGCGCCCGCCCCCCGGGGGACTCGCCGCCCCGACGGAGGCGCAGTCCTCCGCGTCCGGAGGCGTCGCGAAGGCCGCGGCGAAGCCCGTGGGAGGGACCGCCGCGGAGGAGACCAAGGGGACTGGCGATGGCGCGCGCAAGGGAGGCCCCAAGCCGGTGTCCGTGTCCATCCTCGTGCGCCCCTTCGGGCTCATCCGCGTGGACGACGGCGCGCCCAGCGCCCAGGCGCTCCAGAAGCACGACGTGGAGATCCTCCCGGGCCGCCACACGGTCACCATCTCCTGCGACTACTGCGAGGACGTGGTGGACACCATCGACGTGCGCGCGGACGCGGAGAACGTCTTCCACCTGCGCGCCCAGCCCAAGTCCTCGGCGCTGACCATCGACTACGAGCCGGCGGAGGCCACCGTGCGCGTGGGCGACCAGGTCCGCACGGCGAGGGAGAGCCTCCAGCAGCCCTTCGAGGTCCGCGCCCCCCGCGGCCCGGCGGGCTTCCAGAACTCCGCCACGGTGGAGATCTCCCACCCGGGCTACAAGACGGAGCGCAGGCAGGTCCACCTGAGGCCTGGAGAGCCCATGCTGATCCGAGGGAGCCTGCGTCCCGAATGAACCGAGGTCTCTCGCTCATCCTCCTCTGCCTGGCGCTGTGGGCTCCGGTGACCTCCCTCGCCCAGGGAGACGCCGGGGATCCGGAGGTCGCCGCGCTGCGCGCCAGCTTCGAGTACGGCAAGTACGCGGAGGTGCTCGAGCGCGCCGGGGCCCGCATCGACCGCGGGGGGCTCGTCGAGGACGACCTGGTGGAGCTGCACAAGCTGGCCGGCCTGTCCGCCTTCAACCTGGGGCGCACCGAGGAGGCCCAGCGCCACCTGCGCGCCCTGCTGCGGCTGGACCCCGACTTCAGCCTGGACCCCTTCGTCGTCCCGCCGCCGGCAGTGGCCTTCATGGAGGGCATCAAGGAGGAGATGAGCACCGAACTGGAGTTCCTCCGCCAGGAGCGCCGGCTGCGCCAGGAGCGGGAGAAGACAGAGGCCGAGCGCCGCGAGCGCGAGCGCGTGGAGGCCGAGGTCCAGCGCCGCCGCGCCGAGGAGCTGGCCGGTCAGGTCGTCGTGCGCACCGTGGAGAAGCGCAACTTCCTGGTCAACTTCGTCCCCTTCGGCGCGGGCCAGTTCCAGCAGGGCCGCAACAGCCTGGGCATCGTCTTCGCCGCGACGGAGGGCGCGCTCGCGGTGACGAGCATCATCTCCTACTTCGCCTACGAGTCGCTCTTCGAGGAGCGCCCCATCGTGCTGGACAACGTGCTCGACGAGGACGGGCGCGCGTCCATCACCATCCGCTACATCCCCACCAGCCGGGAGCGGCAGCGCGACACCTGGCAGCTGCTCAAGCTGGCGTCGGCCGCGGGCTTCTACACCATCTACGCGCTGGGCGTGGTGGACGCGCTCTACCACCACGAGGACCAGGTCGTGCGCACCACGGTGGAGACGCGCGAGACGCAGTCCTCCGGCACGTCGAAGTCCAGCACCTCCGTCTCCGCCCCCGCGCGCGCCCGGGCTCCCCGTCCCGCCGCGAGCGTGGGGCTCTATCCCACGGCCGGCGGCCTCGGCGCCGGTCTCACCCTCTCCTTCTGAGCCTCCTTCCCCAGGTACGTGAAGCCCTATGGCCAGCCTCACCGTCCGCAGTGCCGATGGCAAGGTCCGCACGGTCTCCTTGCACAAGCGCATCACCAGCATCGGCCGGAGCCCGGACAACGACGTCCCGCTCGAGGACCCGGCGGTGCCCGACAGCGCCCTGCACGTCACCTACGACGGCAGTCGCTACGAGGTCGGCAGCCTGGGAGCCACCTTCCAGGTCAACGGCAAGAAGCGCGACTCGCACGCCCTGGCCACCGGCGACATCATCCGGGTGGGCGGCACGGAGCTGGCCTTCGCCCGCGAGGACGCCCCACGCGCCCCCGTCTCCTCGTCCTCGCCGCGCCGCGACGTCCTCGCGCCCGCCACCATCGAGGAGCCGGATTCGCACACCACGGAGCTGCCGGGCGTGCCGGGCCGCGAGCTGGCCATGCTGCGCCGGCTCACCGCCTTCAGCGAGCGGCTGCTGGGCCTCTACGACGTGGACCGCATCCTCGAGGGCCTGATGGACGAGGCCATCGAGGTGACGCGCGCGGACAAGGGCTTCCTCATCCTGATGGAGAGCGGGGACCCGCGCGTGAAGGTGGCGCGCAACGTGGCGCGGGAGAACATCGAGGACGCGGTGGAGAAGCTGTCCGACTCCATCATCGCCAAGGTGGTGAAGGACCAGAAGCCGCTCATCGTCGCGGACGCGGTGGACGCCCCCGAGTTCAAGGCCAGCGAGTCCGTGGTCAACCTGCGCGTGCACTCCGTCATGTGCGTGCCGCTGATGCACAAGGGCGACCTGTTCGGCGTCCTCTACGTGGGCAATGACCGGCTGGTGAACCGGTTCGAACCCAAGAGCGCGGACATGCTCACCATCTTCGCGGCGCAGGCGTCGCTCGTCCTGCAGAACGCGATGCTGGTCAACGACCTCAAGCTCGACAACACGGAGCTGCGCCGCAAGCTGGAGGACCAGCGCTACGGCGACATCGTGGGCGCCTGTCAGGGCATGCGGGACGTCTACAAGCGCATCGACAAGATCGCCCCCACGGACATCTCCGTGCTCATCACCGGTGAGACGGGCACCGGCAAGGAGCTCATCGCCCGGGAGATCCACCGCCGCTCGCCCCGGCAGCGCGGCCCGTTCATCACCATCAACTGCGGCGCGATTCCGGAGAACCTGCTGGAGAGCGAGCTGTTCGGGCACGTCAAGGGCGCGTTCACCGGCGCCATCGCCACCAAGGGCGGCAAGTTCCAGGCGGCCATCGGCGGGACGCTCTTCCTCGACGAGATCGGAGAGATGCCGCTGCAGCTCCAGGTGAAGCTCCTGCGCGCGCTCCAGGAGAAGGTCGTCTACAAGGTCGGCGACAACCGGGGAGAGCCGGTGGACATCCGCGTGGTGGCGGCGACCAACAAGGTGCTGGAGGAGGAGGTGAAGCGGAACACCTTCCGCGAGGACCTCTACTACCGCCTCAACGTCGTCACCCTGAAGCTGCCCCCGCTGCGCGAGCGCGGCGAGGACGTGGTGGTGCTGGGCCGCTTCTTCCTCCAGAAGTACTCGCGCGAGTTCAACTCCAAGGCCAAGGGCTTCACGCCCTCGGCCGCCGTGTCGATGAAGAAGTACGGCTGGCCGGGCAACATCCGCGAGCTGGAGAACCGCATCAAGAAGGCCGTGGTGCTGGCGGACAAGCCCCTGCTCGGCCCGGACGACCTGGACCTCAAGCCGGAGAACCTGGAGCCCATCATGCCGCTGCTCCAGGCCAAGGAAGAATTCCAGAAGCGTTACATCAACGAAGTGCTCGCCCGGAACAGCGGCAACCGGACCAAGACGGCCAAGGACCTGGGAGTGGACCCCCGCACCATCTTCCGCCACCTGGAGAAGCTCGAAGCGGAGAAGTCCGGGCGCCCCCTTCCTCCCGAGGAGGGCGACGAGCTGCTCTGAGGCGACTCGTGGACGACACCGGGTGATGAACGCGACGAAGCGGCCAGACGAGAAGCGATGGCGCACCGGCCGTGCGTGGCCGACGTGCGCGCTCGCCGTGGGCCTGGGCCTGGTCGCCGGCTGCCTGCTGCCCCAGGACGACACGCTGCTGGACGACGTGCCGCGCTTCATGAACCGGCCGCCGCGCATCATCGAGACGCTGGTGCTGCCCCAGGAGCGCATCATCCGGGACTTCGGCCTGGGCCGCTGCGAGCTCACCTTCGAGGTGGCCGTGGAGGACCCGGACGTCGACGACCGCATCAAGGTGCACTGGTACATCGACTACAACCCGCAGGATCCGCGCGGGCCGTACCGGGAGATCGCCCTCACCAACAACGGCGAGGCGCAGCGCCCCGACCGGGGGACCTTGCGCATCAACCTGTCCTCCGCCAACGCGGAGCTGAGCACCCCGGGTCAGCACCTGGTGGAGGCGCTGGTGAGCGACGCGGAGCTGACCGACCGCCAGCCGGAGTCGCAGGTGGTGAACCTGCCGGACGGGGGCTCCATCATCGACCCGGGCTTCGTCGTGAGCTACTCCTGGGTGGTGAACACCGTCTCCGGAGACTGTCGATGACGCCCCGCTCCGCCGCGCGCGTGCTCGCGGTGGTGGCGCTGCTTGGAGGCCCGGGCTGCGCGCTGCTGGACAACGAGCCCGAGGAGAGCCTGCTGGTGTGCCGCACCGACGCCGACTGCGGCGCCAACGAGGTGTGCTTCATCGACGGCTGCGGCGACCCGGGCACGGACATCGTCGTGGAGGTGACGCCCAACCCCGGCCTCGGTGAGTACGCGCAGGACTTCCCCGTGGACCGGCTCCGCGCGGAGCAGAACCTGGAGCTGTTCGGCGAGGCGACGGTGCGGGGGCTGACGGAGCGCGCCACCGGCGGCGTGACGCCCGACGGCGGCGTGGCCACCCGCCCCTATTCGGAGACGATGTTCGTGCGCGCCGTCGGCACCAGCGCGCTCATCCCGGGCGTCGCGCGCTACCACGAGGCGCTGGTGACGCCCGACAACGGCGAGTGGAAGATGCCGGTGGCCGCCGGCCGGTACGAGGTCATGCTCATCCCCGGGGACCGGGACGTGCCGCCCACGCCGAAGACGGGCGTGGTGGGGCCGGGGCAGAAGCTGTCCCTGGCGTGGGTGCTGCCCGCGCCGGCCTCGCTCGTCCCGGTGTCCGGCCGCGTCGTCCGCCAGGGCACCACGCGCGTGGACGCCAACCTCTCCGTGCAGGCGCTCGACGCGGAGCTGCGCCCGCTGTCCCAGCGCGTGCCGGTGGCGCCCGCCACGGGGGACTTTTCGCTCCAGCTGTCGCCGGAGGCCGCGACGGTCGCCACCGTGCTGCTGCGGGTGTCGGCCACCGACGAGGGCTCGCTCGTGCCGACGAAGACCTTCACGGTGGATCCACACGCGCCGCCGAGCACGCCCCTGGAGATGGGGAACTTCGGCGCGCCGGTGCGCGTCTCCGGGCGCGCCGTCGACGCGGACGGCTCTCCCGTCTCCCAGGCGACGGTGTCGCTCGCGGGACGCGTGGGGGGCGGGGGCACCTTCCAGAGCGCGGTGGTGGTGACGGGACCAGACGGTCGCTTCGAGCTCGACTCGCTCCCCAGCGCGGCCGACGCGCCCCTCACCCTGGTGGTGATGCCGCCGGCGGGCGCGGCCGCGGGCCTGACGCTGGATTCGGCCGTGGTGCACGCGACCGACACGGAGCTGCCGGACGTGGTGTGCACGACGCGGCGCCTGGTGCGGGGCCAGTTGCGACAACCCGACGACACGACGCCCGCCGCGGGTGTGCGCCTGGTCGCGGAGCCCGTGGCCGCCGTGCCGGGCCGCCCGCTGCCCGCGACCCAGCTCACCGAGACGGTCACCGACTCCGCTGGCGGGTACGTGCTGCGCCTGGACCCGGCGCAGTACCGGGTGGACGTCGTGCCCACGGAGAACCTGCCGCGCGTCAGCCGCTTCGTCACCGTGCAGCCCTCGGACCAGCCCGAGCAGGAAGTCGCGGCCTTCGCCCTCCAGCGCGGCCGTACGCTGCGGGGCCAGGTCCTGTCGAACCTGCGCGAGCCGCACCTGCCCCAGGGCCTGCCGTACGCCTCGGTCCGCTTCTATCGCGTGGTGAACGTGGAGGGCCGCCCCGCCTCCGTGCTGCTGTCCGCGTCCGTGACGGACACCCTGGGCCGCTACACCGCGCGGCTGCCGGTGCGCTGACTCAGGGCGTGGACCGGGCCGCCGGGCTGGCGCTCGCGGCCTGGAAGGCGGCGTGGAACGAGTCCACCGTGCCCCCCACCTCGTCCGCGTACTGCACCGCGTGCGTGGTGTAGAGGTCCATGACGTTCTCCAGCCGGCGGAACACCGTGCGCAGCGGAGCGCGCTCGCGGGCCCGCAGGTCGCACTGGGACTCCTTCACGCGCAGCCGCTCCAGCCACGCGGTGCGCAGCCGCATCCATTCCTGGTCCGTGTCCCGCGCGGGGGACACGCGCACCAGCTTCTCGCGCTCCGACTCCAGCTCCGCCCACAGCGCCTGCACCCCGTCCAGACACTCGCGGACGGTGAGCTGCTGGGGCGCCGGGGGCAGCCGCTCCGGCGTCATGGCCGCCACCGAGCGGCTCACGCTCAAGAGGACCCACAGCGAGAAGACGGCGGTGAGCGCGATGTAGATCCCATACGCGGCGGCGCGGTAGCGGCGGAAGCG contains:
- a CDS encoding carboxypeptidase-like regulatory domain-containing protein, whose product is MTPRSAARVLAVVALLGGPGCALLDNEPEESLLVCRTDADCGANEVCFIDGCGDPGTDIVVEVTPNPGLGEYAQDFPVDRLRAEQNLELFGEATVRGLTERATGGVTPDGGVATRPYSETMFVRAVGTSALIPGVARYHEALVTPDNGEWKMPVAAGRYEVMLIPGDRDVPPTPKTGVVGPGQKLSLAWVLPAPASLVPVSGRVVRQGTTRVDANLSVQALDAELRPLSQRVPVAPATGDFSLQLSPEAATVATVLLRVSATDEGSLVPTKTFTVDPHAPPSTPLEMGNFGAPVRVSGRAVDADGSPVSQATVSLAGRVGGGGTFQSAVVVTGPDGRFELDSLPSAADAPLTLVVMPPAGAAAGLTLDSAVVHATDTELPDVVCTTRRLVRGQLRQPDDTTPAAGVRLVAEPVAAVPGRPLPATQLTETVTDSAGGYVLRLDPAQYRVDVVPTENLPRVSRFVTVQPSDQPEQEVAAFALQRGRTLRGQVLSNLREPHLPQGLPYASVRFYRVVNVEGRPASVLLSASVTDTLGRYTARLPVR
- a CDS encoding chalcone isomerase domain-containing protein, giving the protein MSAPDPRKDPRFRRYRAAAYGIYIALTAVFSLWVLLSVSRSVAAMTPERLPPAPQQLTVRECLDGVQALWAELESEREKLVRVSPARDTDQEWMRLRTAWLERLRVKESQCDLRARERAPLRTVFRRLENVMDLYTTHAVQYADEVGGTVDSFHAAFQAASASPAARSTP
- a CDS encoding sigma 54-interacting transcriptional regulator, coding for MASLTVRSADGKVRTVSLHKRITSIGRSPDNDVPLEDPAVPDSALHVTYDGSRYEVGSLGATFQVNGKKRDSHALATGDIIRVGGTELAFAREDAPRAPVSSSSPRRDVLAPATIEEPDSHTTELPGVPGRELAMLRRLTAFSERLLGLYDVDRILEGLMDEAIEVTRADKGFLILMESGDPRVKVARNVARENIEDAVEKLSDSIIAKVVKDQKPLIVADAVDAPEFKASESVVNLRVHSVMCVPLMHKGDLFGVLYVGNDRLVNRFEPKSADMLTIFAAQASLVLQNAMLVNDLKLDNTELRRKLEDQRYGDIVGACQGMRDVYKRIDKIAPTDISVLITGETGTGKELIAREIHRRSPRQRGPFITINCGAIPENLLESELFGHVKGAFTGAIATKGGKFQAAIGGTLFLDEIGEMPLQLQVKLLRALQEKVVYKVGDNRGEPVDIRVVAATNKVLEEEVKRNTFREDLYYRLNVVTLKLPPLRERGEDVVVLGRFFLQKYSREFNSKAKGFTPSAAVSMKKYGWPGNIRELENRIKKAVVLADKPLLGPDDLDLKPENLEPIMPLLQAKEEFQKRYINEVLARNSGNRTKTAKDLGVDPRTIFRHLEKLEAEKSGRPLPPEEGDELL
- a CDS encoding serine/threonine-protein kinase, which produces MTLVGRHIGRYRILEQLGSGGMSVVYKGLDTALDREVAVKVLHPHLAGKDESRRRLAREARAVAKLHHPNILEVFDFSAADAQDAFIVTEYIRGQTLKAFLDEGPMEPPELAAMIIHELAAALAHAHEAGVIHRDLKPENVMVREDGVLKLMDFGIARLLDIEERMTVTGTLVGSPAHMSPEIIEGLEAGPEADVFSVGIMFYAAMTGRLPFSAPNTTATLKRILDGDYEDPRRRVHSLSDELADICARCLQRDPRQRYPDAGKLRDALADYLAGLGFSRVGEELVSFFADPPSYKKLARQRIVAALLERGERLLAEKRTPRALGCLNQVLALDAQNARALGLLKNIQRAQRVKTWRRRGIRLGLGLATAIALGVSGWKVYQSPANADPGAATPPGPATASDAARPPVETPPPRPLPPELVEGGPDSRALVPAGNQTATPSPSRGTGASGASRTPPPGAVTTRPPPGGLAAPTEAQSSASGGVAKAAAKPVGGTAAEETKGTGDGARKGGPKPVSVSILVRPFGLIRVDDGAPSAQALQKHDVEILPGRHTVTISCDYCEDVVDTIDVRADAENVFHLRAQPKSSALTIDYEPAEATVRVGDQVRTARESLQQPFEVRAPRGPAGFQNSATVEISHPGYKTERRQVHLRPGEPMLIRGSLRPE
- a CDS encoding 6-phosphofructokinase, whose protein sequence is MARALRLGVLTGGGDCPGLNALIRGLVKRGTHEFGHEFVGIEHGYMGLVEPGLARPLTEEDTRGILPKGGTILGTSNKANPFAYAFREGDHWVERDVSDTVLRRFEELKLDGLVAVGGDGTLSIAHRLSEKGLKVVGCPKTIDNDLSGTDQTFGFDTARLIVTEALDRLHSTAEAHDRVMLVEIMGRHAGFLTLESGIAGGADVILLPEIPYRVESIVEKLRRRATRRRSFSIIAISEGAFPVGGTLAVLDRAEDVPGRGVVRLGGSGKVCADLLARHVDAEIRVTVLGHLQRGGSPSAADRVLATRYGCKALDLVRDGQWDHMVALRAGDVVAVPLSESRKERRVDPNGDLVRFAKSMGISFGD
- a CDS encoding tetratricopeptide repeat protein, whose translation is MNRGLSLILLCLALWAPVTSLAQGDAGDPEVAALRASFEYGKYAEVLERAGARIDRGGLVEDDLVELHKLAGLSAFNLGRTEEAQRHLRALLRLDPDFSLDPFVVPPPAVAFMEGIKEEMSTELEFLRQERRLRQEREKTEAERRERERVEAEVQRRRAEELAGQVVVRTVEKRNFLVNFVPFGAGQFQQGRNSLGIVFAATEGALAVTSIISYFAYESLFEERPIVLDNVLDEDGRASITIRYIPTSRERQRDTWQLLKLASAAGFYTIYALGVVDALYHHEDQVVRTTVETRETQSSGTSKSSTSVSAPARARAPRPAASVGLYPTAGGLGAGLTLSF